One Tamlana carrageenivorans genomic region harbors:
- a CDS encoding L-threonylcarbamoyladenylate synthase, with amino-acid sequence MADFIRIYEENPNEREIDKAVKVLKQGGLIIYPTDTVYGLGCDITNLKALERVARIKGVKLEKSNFSFVCHDLSDLSDYVKQIDTSTFKILKRALPGPYTFILPGSKNLPNPFKKRKTVGIRVPNNNIALEIVKRLGNPIISTSIHDEDEVLEYTTDPELILEKWDNLVDLVIDGGYGDNEASTVIDLSEDTPKVIREGKGGLEIF; translated from the coding sequence ATGGCCGATTTTATAAGAATTTACGAAGAAAACCCTAATGAAAGAGAAATTGATAAAGCTGTAAAAGTTTTAAAACAGGGTGGCCTTATTATTTATCCCACCGATACCGTTTACGGTTTAGGGTGCGATATAACTAACTTGAAAGCACTGGAACGGGTAGCTCGCATTAAAGGTGTAAAGCTGGAAAAGTCTAATTTTTCATTTGTATGTCATGACTTAAGCGATTTGTCTGATTATGTGAAACAAATTGACACCAGTACTTTTAAAATACTTAAACGCGCTTTGCCTGGGCCATATACCTTTATTTTACCTGGGTCTAAAAATCTGCCTAATCCGTTTAAGAAACGAAAAACTGTTGGTATTAGAGTGCCAAACAATAATATAGCCTTAGAAATTGTAAAACGCTTGGGGAACCCAATCATATCAACTTCTATTCATGATGAAGATGAGGTTTTAGAATACACTACCGATCCAGAACTTATTTTAGAGAAATGGGATAACCTTGTCGATTTAGTTATCGATGGGGGTTATGGCGATAACGAAGCTTCAACAGTAATCGATTTATCTGAAGATACACCTAAAGTGATTAGAGAAGGTAAAGGTGGGTTGGAAATATTTTAG
- a CDS encoding OmpA/MotB family protein, with protein MKKILLLSASAMLALSSCVSKKQFTDLQAKQKETQDLLNSATVKLNSCLEDRATATARATALEEQVADLRKNNDNLTMLSSKGASNIEKTLESIKEKELKISRLQDALTQKDSVTLALVTSLKREVGINDPDIEVNVEKGVVFISIADKLLFQSGSYNVTSRAKEVLAKVAKVVNSKPNFECMVEGHTDSVPYSKGVLIDNWDLSVKRSTSIIRVLESLDVNPGQLIAAGRSSYVPLVDNDTAENRAKNRRTRIVVLPKIDQFYDMIEKEMKNLSAGN; from the coding sequence ATGAAGAAAATCTTATTACTTAGTGCATCTGCAATGTTAGCCCTAAGCTCATGTGTATCAAAAAAACAATTTACAGATCTACAGGCAAAACAAAAGGAAACTCAAGATTTGCTTAATTCTGCAACCGTAAAACTTAATTCTTGTTTAGAAGACAGAGCAACAGCTACAGCGCGAGCGACTGCTTTAGAAGAGCAAGTAGCCGATTTACGTAAAAACAATGATAACTTAACCATGCTTTCATCGAAAGGTGCTAGCAATATTGAAAAAACATTAGAAAGCATTAAAGAAAAAGAGCTTAAAATTAGCCGATTACAAGATGCTTTAACCCAAAAAGATAGTGTTACTTTAGCCCTGGTAACTAGTTTAAAACGTGAAGTTGGAATTAACGATCCAGACATTGAAGTTAATGTAGAGAAAGGCGTAGTATTTATTTCTATCGCTGATAAATTATTATTCCAAAGCGGTAGTTACAACGTAACTTCAAGAGCAAAAGAAGTTCTTGCTAAAGTCGCTAAAGTTGTAAATAGCAAACCTAATTTTGAGTGTATGGTTGAAGGACATACAGATTCTGTACCATACAGTAAAGGTGTATTAATAGATAACTGGGATTTAAGTGTTAAACGTTCTACGTCTATTATTAGAGTATTAGAAAGTTTAGACGTTAACCCAGGACAACTTATTGCTGCCGGACGTAGTTCTTATGTGCCTTTAGTAGACAATGACACTGCCGAAAACAGAGCTAAAAACCGTCGTACACGTATTGTTGTATTACCAAAAATTGATCAGTTTTACGACATGATCGAAAAAGAAATGAAAAACCTTTCAGCAGGAAACTAA
- a CDS encoding glycosyltransferase family 2 protein — MKIAVVILNWNGKALLQQFLPSVIKFSEEATIYVADNASTDDSITFLEKAFPSVKIIKNENNGGYAKGYNDALKNISADVFCLLNSDIEVTKNWLTPVIHAFNTDKNTAIVQPKILDFKQKTHFEYAGAAGGFIDKYGFPYCRGRIFNTVEKDQGQYNDTANIFWASGACLFIRQQTFKQLNGFDKHFFAHMEEIDLCWRAKNLGYKVKYVGDSTVFHVGGATLNAVNPKKTFLNYRNSLFTLTKNVNRFLFGIILARVCLDGISGIKFLVALKPKHTFAIIKAHFSYYRHINRLLNQRKQTKHDIKYYHRTSIVFDYFILKKKTFKSL; from the coding sequence ATGAAAATCGCCGTAGTTATATTAAATTGGAATGGTAAGGCTCTGCTTCAGCAATTTTTACCTTCAGTTATAAAGTTTTCCGAAGAAGCCACCATTTATGTAGCCGATAATGCATCAACCGATGATTCGATTACTTTTTTAGAAAAAGCATTTCCTTCTGTAAAAATAATTAAGAACGAAAACAATGGCGGTTATGCCAAAGGGTATAATGATGCTTTAAAAAACATTTCGGCCGATGTATTTTGTTTACTAAACAGTGATATTGAAGTTACAAAAAATTGGTTAACACCTGTAATTCATGCTTTTAATACAGATAAAAACACAGCGATCGTACAACCTAAAATTTTAGATTTTAAGCAGAAAACACATTTTGAATATGCTGGTGCTGCTGGTGGATTTATTGACAAATACGGGTTTCCTTATTGCCGAGGACGCATTTTTAATACCGTTGAAAAAGATCAAGGTCAATATAACGATACGGCTAATATATTTTGGGCGTCGGGAGCTTGTTTGTTTATTAGACAACAAACTTTTAAACAGCTAAATGGCTTCGACAAACATTTTTTCGCTCATATGGAAGAAATTGATTTGTGTTGGCGAGCTAAAAACTTAGGATATAAAGTAAAGTATGTTGGTGATTCTACAGTGTTTCATGTTGGGGGAGCCACATTAAATGCTGTAAATCCTAAAAAAACTTTCCTAAATTATAGGAATAGCTTATTCACCCTTACAAAAAACGTAAATCGCTTTTTGTTTGGCATAATACTTGCTAGAGTATGCCTCGATGGAATTTCAGGAATTAAATTTCTAGTTGCGTTAAAACCGAAGCATACTTTTGCAATAATTAAGGCACATTTTAGTTATTACAGACATATAAACCGGCTTTTAAATCAGCGGAAACAAACAAAACACGACATAAAATATTACCATAGAACATCGATTGTTTTTGATTATTTTATACTTAAAAAAAAGACTTTTAAAAGTTTGTAG
- a CDS encoding type I restriction enzyme HsdR N-terminal domain-containing protein, protein MQALNFPEYSFRFKSSENKASIFDPIRKKFVVLQPEEWVRQHCIQYLMEVKKFPKLLINVEKELIINSLKKRYDIVVFNTDGSIHLIVECKAPKITINQNTFDQIARYNLELNASYLMVTNGLNHYYCQMDFKNECYQFLENIPNYH, encoded by the coding sequence GTGCAAGCACTTAATTTTCCAGAATATTCATTTCGATTCAAAAGTAGCGAAAATAAAGCATCTATTTTTGATCCTATTCGTAAAAAATTTGTGGTTTTACAACCGGAAGAATGGGTACGACAACATTGTATACAATATTTAATGGAAGTAAAGAAATTTCCAAAATTATTAATTAATGTTGAAAAAGAACTCATTATTAACAGCTTAAAAAAACGCTATGACATTGTCGTGTTTAACACAGATGGTTCCATACATTTAATTGTAGAATGCAAAGCACCCAAAATTACTATAAATCAAAACACTTTCGATCAAATTGCTCGTTATAATTTAGAGTTAAATGCTAGTTATTTAATGGTAACAAACGGACTAAATCACTATTATTGCCAAATGGATTTTAAAAATGAATGCTATCAATTTCTAGAAAACATTCCTAATTACCACTAA
- the holA gene encoding DNA polymerase III subunit delta, with product MDEVKQLVTDIKNGNLKPIYFLMGEEPYYIDKISDFIENSVLSEEERGFNQMVLYGRDVTVEDVVGHAKRFPMMAEYQVVIVKEAQDLSRTIEKFASYAANPQPTTILVVDYKYKKLDKRKALYKAINKVGVVFESKKLYENQVSDWIRRVLASKKYTITPKAAQMLVEFLGTDLSKINNELEKLQIILPKETQITPEHIEENIGISKDYNNFELRKAIGERNTQKTYKIIKYFGDNPKDNPMVVTVSLLFNFFSQLLHLHGLSDKSPRHVAQALKVNPYYVNEYLTAAKNYPMRKVSSVVATLREFDVKSKGVGSNAVPQGDLLKELMVRILN from the coding sequence TTGGACGAAGTCAAACAACTGGTAACCGATATAAAAAACGGCAATTTAAAACCCATTTATTTTTTAATGGGCGAGGAACCTTATTATATAGATAAGATTTCCGATTTTATTGAAAACTCAGTACTTTCTGAGGAAGAACGTGGTTTTAATCAAATGGTACTTTATGGTAGAGATGTTACGGTTGAAGATGTTGTAGGTCATGCCAAGCGATTTCCTATGATGGCAGAGTATCAAGTGGTGATTGTAAAGGAAGCTCAAGATTTATCACGTACTATTGAGAAATTTGCTAGTTATGCTGCCAACCCGCAGCCCACAACCATTTTGGTTGTTGACTATAAGTATAAAAAGCTAGATAAACGTAAAGCGCTTTATAAGGCCATTAATAAGGTTGGAGTTGTTTTCGAGAGTAAAAAACTTTACGAAAATCAAGTTTCCGATTGGATTAGACGTGTTTTGGCTTCAAAAAAATACACCATTACACCAAAAGCCGCTCAAATGCTTGTGGAATTTTTAGGCACCGATTTAAGTAAAATTAATAACGAACTTGAAAAGCTTCAAATTATTCTTCCTAAAGAAACTCAAATTACGCCTGAGCATATCGAAGAAAATATTGGTATAAGTAAAGATTATAACAATTTTGAATTACGAAAAGCGATTGGAGAACGTAATACACAGAAAACTTATAAAATTATAAAGTACTTTGGCGACAATCCCAAGGATAACCCTATGGTTGTAACCGTTTCTTTGCTGTTTAACTTTTTTTCTCAACTATTACACCTTCATGGTTTAAGCGATAAGTCACCAAGACATGTAGCTCAAGCTTTAAAGGTAAATCCTTATTACGTAAATGAATACCTCACAGCTGCAAAAAACTATCCGATGCGAAAAGTTAGTTCTGTAGTGGCCACTTTAAGAGAATTTGACGTGAAAAGTAAAGGAGTAGGTTCTAATGCGGTGCCTCAAGGCGATTTGTTAAAGGAGTTAATGGTTCGTATTTTAAATTAA
- a CDS encoding uracil-DNA glycosylase yields the protein MYNEIHSSWKPYLVNEFEKPYFQTLEDFVASEYKNHACYPPKNEIFNAFDACPFEDVKVVILGQDPYHAFGQANGLCFSVNDGVKHPPSLVNIFKEIETDLDKAYPITGNLERWAKQGALLLNATLTVRAHEAGSHQKKGWEHFTDAVIKTVSDKKENVVFLLWGGYAKKKVKLIDGKKHKIITSGHPSPLSANRGYWFGNKCFSTTNTYLHDIGKKEIQW from the coding sequence ATGTATAATGAAATTCATAGCAGCTGGAAGCCTTATTTAGTAAATGAATTTGAGAAGCCTTACTTTCAAACATTAGAAGATTTTGTTGCTTCTGAATATAAAAACCATGCTTGTTATCCACCTAAAAATGAAATTTTCAATGCATTTGATGCCTGTCCTTTTGAAGATGTAAAAGTGGTTATTTTAGGACAAGATCCTTATCACGCATTCGGACAAGCCAATGGGTTGTGTTTCTCGGTAAATGATGGTGTAAAACATCCACCATCGTTAGTAAATATTTTTAAGGAAATTGAAACAGATTTAGACAAAGCTTATCCCATAACAGGTAATTTAGAACGTTGGGCCAAGCAAGGGGCATTACTTTTAAATGCAACGTTAACTGTTAGAGCCCATGAAGCGGGCAGTCATCAAAAAAAAGGTTGGGAGCACTTTACTGATGCTGTTATTAAAACAGTGAGTGATAAAAAAGAAAATGTGGTGTTTTTGCTTTGGGGTGGTTATGCGAAAAAAAAAGTTAAACTCATTGATGGTAAAAAACACAAGATTATTACTTCTGGGCATCCTTCTCCGTTAAGTGCCAATAGAGGTTATTGGTTTGGTAATAAATGTTTCAGTACTACCAATACCTACTTACATGACATTGGAAAAAAAGAAATTCAATGGTAA
- a CDS encoding 1,4-dihydroxy-2-naphthoyl-CoA synthase, with protein sequence MEEPKWVTVKEYTDITYKKCDGVARIAFNRPNVRNAFRPKTTSELYDAFYDANEDINIGVVLLSAEGPSTKDGVYSFCSGGDQKARGHQGYVGEDGYHRLNILEVQRLIRFMPKAVIAVVPGWAVGGGHSLHVVCDLTLASKEHAIFKQTDADVTSFDGGYGSAYLAKMVGQKKAREIFFLGRNYSAQEAFEMGMVNAVIPHDELESTAYEWAQEILAKSPTSIKMLKFAMNLTDDGMVGQQVFAGEATRLAYMTDEAVEGRNAFLEKRKPNFNKKWIP encoded by the coding sequence ATGGAAGAACCTAAATGGGTTACAGTAAAAGAATACACAGATATTACCTATAAAAAATGTGATGGTGTGGCTAGAATTGCATTTAACAGACCAAATGTTCGAAATGCATTCCGGCCAAAAACGACAAGCGAATTATACGATGCTTTTTATGATGCTAATGAGGATATAAACATTGGTGTCGTGTTGTTGTCAGCCGAAGGCCCTTCAACAAAAGACGGCGTTTATTCTTTTTGTAGTGGCGGCGATCAAAAGGCTAGAGGACACCAAGGATATGTTGGAGAAGATGGCTACCACCGATTAAATATTTTAGAAGTGCAACGATTAATTCGTTTTATGCCTAAAGCAGTTATAGCCGTAGTTCCTGGTTGGGCTGTTGGTGGCGGACACAGTTTGCATGTGGTATGTGATTTAACTTTAGCGAGTAAAGAGCACGCTATTTTTAAACAAACTGATGCCGATGTTACCAGTTTTGATGGCGGTTACGGTTCAGCTTATTTGGCCAAAATGGTCGGACAGAAAAAAGCACGTGAAATCTTTTTCCTAGGAAGGAACTATTCGGCACAAGAAGCTTTTGAAATGGGTATGGTAAATGCCGTTATTCCTCATGATGAATTAGAAAGTACCGCTTATGAGTGGGCTCAAGAAATACTAGCGAAATCTCCAACCTCTATAAAAATGTTGAAATTTGCCATGAATTTAACCGATGACGGCATGGTAGGACAACAAGTTTTTGCTGGAGAAGCAACACGGTTAGCCTACATGACCGATGAAGCCGTGGAAGGAAGAAATGCTTTCCTAGAAAAGCGTAAGCCTAATTTTAACAAAAAATGGATTCCATAA